In a genomic window of Pangasianodon hypophthalmus isolate fPanHyp1 chromosome 19, fPanHyp1.pri, whole genome shotgun sequence:
- the calm1b gene encoding calmodulin-1b, producing the protein MADQLTEEQIAEFKEAFSLFDKDGDGTITTKELGTVMRSLGQNPTEAELQDMINEVDADGNGTIDFPEFLTMMARKMKDTDSEEEIREAFRVFDKDGNGYISAAELRHVMTNLGEKLTDEEVDEMIREADIDGDGQVNYEEFVQMMTAK; encoded by the exons GCTGATCAGCTGACAGAGGAACAAATCGCAG agtttAAGGAGGCGTTCTCGCTGTTCGATAAGGACGGAGACGGCACCATCACCACTAAAGAGCTCGGGACGGTGATGCGCTCTCTGGGACAGAACCCCACTGAGGCTGAGCTGCAGGACATGATCAACGAGGTGGACGCTGACG GTAACGGAACAATCGACTTCCCCGAGTTCTTGACCATGATGGCCAGAAAGATGAAGGACACAGACAGCGAGGAGGAGATCCGCGAGGCCTTCCGGGTGTTCGATAAG GATGGAAATGGCTACATCAGCGCTGCAGAACTGCGTCACGTCATGACGAACCTCGGCGAGAAGCTCACAGACGAGGAAGTGGATGAGATGATCAGAGAAGCCGATATCGACGGAGACGGTCAGGTGAACTACGAAG aatttgtaCAGATGATGACCGCGAAGTGA
- the LOC113524754 gene encoding 26S proteasome regulatory subunit 4 yields MGQNQSGGHGPGGGKKDDKDKKKKYEPPIPTRVGKKKKKTKGPDAASKLPLVTPHTQCRLKLLKQERIKDYLLMEEEFIRNQEQMKPLEEKQEEERSKVDDLRGTPMSVGNLEEIIDDNHAIVSTSVGSEHYVSILSFVDKDLLEPGCSVLLNHKVHAVIGVLMDDTDPLVTVMKVEKAPQETYADIGGLDTQIQEIKESVELPLTHPEYYEEMGIKPPKGVILYGPPGTGKTLLAKAVANQTSATFLRVVGSELIQKYLGDGPKLVRELFRVAEEHAPSIVFIDEIDAIGTKRYDSNSGGEREIQRTMLELLNQLDGFDSRGDVKVIMATNRIETLDPALIRPGRIDRKIEFPLPDEKTKKRIFQIHTSRMTLADDVTLDDLILAKDDLSGADIKAICTEAGLMALRERRMKVTNEDFKKSKENVLYKKQEGTPEGLYL; encoded by the exons ATG GGACAGAACCAGAGTGGAGGACATGGACCAGGTGGTGGGAAAAAGGATGACAAG gataagaagaagaaatacgAGCCGCCGATCCCTACGCGAGTcggcaagaagaagaaaaagaccaAAGGACCAGATGCAGCGAGCAAACTTCCTTTAG TGACTCCACACACTCAGTGCAGGCTGAAGCTGCTGAAGCAAGAGCGCATTAAAGATTACCTGCTGATGGAGGAGGAGTTCATCAGGAACCAGGAGCAGATGAAACCGCTGGAGGAGAAACAGGAG GAGGAGAGGTCGAAGGTCGATGACCTGAGAGGGACTCCAATGTCTGTGGGGAATCTGGAGGAGATAATTGACGATAATCACGCCATCGTGTCCACCTCGGTGGGCTCGGAGCACTATGTCAGCATCCTGTCTTTCGTGGATAAAGACCTGCTggagccgggctgctctgtgttgCTCAACCacaag GTCCACGCAGTCATCGGTGTGCTGATGGACGACACCGATCCTCTGGTGACGGTGATGAAGGTGGAAAAAGCTCCACAGGAGACGTACGCTGATATCGGAGGACTGGACACTCAGATCCAGGAGATCAAG GAGTCAGTCGAGCTGCCTCTCACACACCCAGAGTATTACGAGGAGATGGGCATTAAACCTCCTAAAGGAGTCATTCTGTACGGACCTCCCGGAACCG GTAAAACCCTCCTGGCCAAAGCGGTAGCCAATCAGACGTCAGCGACGTTCCTGCGTGTGGTGGGTTCGGAGCTGATCCAGAAGTACCTGGGCGACGGACCCAAACTGGTGCGCGAGCTTTTCAGAGTGGCAGAGGAACACGCGCCCTCCATCGTTTTCATCGACGAGATCGACGCCATCGGGACCAAGAG GTACGACTCGAACTCCGGCGGCGAGCGTGAGATCCAGAGGACGATGCTGGAGCTCCTCAATCAGCTGGACGGATTTGACTCTCGTGGAGATGTTAAAGTCATCATGGCCACGAACCGCATCGAAACACTCGACCCTGCGCTCATCAGACCAG GTCGGATTGATCGGAAGATCGAGTTCCCTCTGCCGGACGAGAAGACCAAGAAAAGAATTTTCCAGATTCACACGAGCCGGATGACTCTGGCTGATGATGTCACCCTCGATGACCTCATCCTGGCGAAAGACGATCTCTCCGGAGCCGACATCAAG GCGATCTGCACCGAGGCTGGGCTCATGGCGCTCCGCGAGCGCAGGATGAAAGTCACTAATGAAGATTTTAAGAAGTCTAAAGAGAACGTGTTGTATAAGAAGCAGGAGGGAACTCCTGAAGGCTTGTACCTCtaa